Proteins from a single region of SAR324 cluster bacterium:
- the proC gene encoding pyrroline-5-carboxylate reductase, with protein MKLVVIGAGNMGGAIATALIQAELVLPKNLLLIEPDEEKRENLGNQLSCATSNHFDDLSENFDLILLAIKPQISGDVLRNLRDHLHPYQLLLSILAGTSIDSLQRLSGHTKVVRIMPNTPAQLAQGMSVFHAAREVNSTEKELVKQLLDSCGKCFEVQSETMIDAATAISGSGPAYLFYLGEQMVIKAMELGFSEAEASQLVQQAIFGSAQLWIHSGESPGTLRQRVTSSGGTTAAAIEKFNDLDIGSGIQQGIHQAFLRAVELSQP; from the coding sequence ATGAAATTAGTGGTTATTGGAGCTGGTAACATGGGGGGTGCGATTGCAACTGCACTCATCCAGGCAGAACTAGTGCTCCCTAAAAATCTACTATTGATCGAACCCGATGAAGAAAAGCGTGAAAATCTTGGAAATCAACTCTCCTGCGCTACATCCAATCATTTTGATGATCTATCTGAAAACTTTGATTTAATCCTTTTGGCTATCAAGCCTCAAATCTCAGGGGATGTTCTCAGGAACCTTCGTGATCATCTTCACCCTTATCAACTCCTTCTTTCAATTCTCGCTGGGACCTCCATAGATTCGCTTCAACGTCTAAGCGGTCACACCAAGGTGGTCAGAATCATGCCAAACACGCCTGCACAGCTGGCTCAGGGGATGTCAGTCTTTCATGCTGCTAGAGAAGTCAATTCGACTGAGAAAGAGCTTGTCAAGCAGCTACTAGATTCTTGTGGTAAGTGTTTCGAAGTACAGAGTGAGACCATGATTGATGCTGCTACTGCAATCTCAGGCAGTGGCCCCGCCTACCTATTTTATCTCGGGGAGCAAATGGTCATAAAAGCTATGGAATTGGGATTTTCAGAAGCAGAAGCCAGTCAACTCGTCCAACAAGCGATTTTTGGCTCTGCGCAACTATGGATACATAGTGGCGAATCTCCAGGAACGCTCCGTCAACGAGTAACATCCTCTGGTGGAACCACAGCTGCTGCAATTGAAAAGTTCAATGACTTGGACATAGGCTCAGGAATTCAACAGGGAATCCATCAGGCGTTTTTGCGAGCTGTTGAACTATCACAACCGTGA
- a CDS encoding adenylosuccinate synthase gives MTCVIIVGSQWGDEGKGKIVDLLTEYADGVIRYQGGNNAGHTVMFEDKTFVLHLIPSGILREKLSILGNGVVIDPAALLEEIKQLQEMKISVRDNLRISNNAHLVMPYHLLFDQLRESRKGKQKIGTTGRGIGPTYEDKVARSGIRLGDLRNSDHLKDRLSKIIEEKNSQLRHYFGAEQKCLNLGHVLDELQNHFQELEPYLCDTAQLVNDQLDAGKNLIFEGAQGTFLDVDHGTYPYVTSSNTLAGGVCTGAGIGPTKVSHVLGITKAYTTRVGGGPFPTELDNETGEFLRSEGGEFGATTGRPRRCGWFDAVLVRQAVRLNGISSLALTKLDVLDKFEEIRIAVAYQLADGTTTKNFPTQQLDQVTPIYETMPGWNRSSQGIQQVDELPKELTAYIKRLEDLVSAPVSIISTGPRREETILLPSAPLMNP, from the coding sequence ATGACTTGTGTAATTATCGTTGGTTCCCAGTGGGGAGATGAGGGTAAAGGAAAGATCGTAGATCTTCTGACGGAGTATGCTGATGGGGTCATCCGTTACCAAGGAGGAAACAATGCGGGACACACAGTGATGTTCGAAGACAAGACCTTTGTCCTGCACCTGATTCCATCAGGGATTCTGAGAGAAAAACTCTCAATTTTGGGGAATGGTGTTGTAATAGATCCAGCGGCACTACTTGAGGAGATTAAACAGCTTCAAGAAATGAAAATTTCTGTCCGGGACAACCTTCGAATTAGCAATAATGCACACCTGGTCATGCCTTACCACCTGCTGTTTGACCAACTTAGAGAATCACGCAAGGGTAAGCAGAAAATAGGTACAACAGGACGGGGAATTGGTCCTACCTACGAAGACAAAGTGGCGCGATCAGGTATACGCTTAGGAGATTTGCGAAATTCAGATCATCTGAAAGATCGACTTTCGAAAATTATTGAAGAGAAAAACTCTCAACTTCGGCACTACTTTGGAGCCGAACAAAAATGCCTGAATTTGGGACATGTACTAGATGAGCTACAAAATCATTTTCAAGAACTAGAGCCTTATCTTTGCGACACTGCTCAGTTGGTTAATGATCAATTGGACGCAGGCAAGAATCTGATTTTTGAAGGCGCTCAAGGGACTTTTCTGGATGTAGATCATGGCACCTACCCCTACGTCACCTCATCAAATACTCTGGCGGGAGGAGTGTGTACAGGAGCTGGAATTGGCCCGACCAAGGTTAGTCATGTTTTGGGGATTACTAAAGCCTACACAACGCGTGTGGGAGGTGGTCCTTTTCCGACAGAATTAGATAATGAAACAGGAGAATTTCTGAGAAGTGAGGGAGGGGAGTTCGGAGCCACAACTGGAAGGCCAAGGCGATGTGGTTGGTTTGATGCAGTTTTGGTTCGTCAGGCTGTGCGCCTAAATGGCATCAGCAGCTTGGCACTCACCAAATTAGATGTTCTTGATAAATTTGAAGAAATCAGGATTGCAGTAGCCTATCAACTTGCGGACGGTACAACTACCAAAAATTTTCCTACCCAGCAGCTGGATCAAGTCACACCAATCTATGAAACCATGCCAGGATGGAACCGCTCTTCCCAAGGTATTCAGCAAGTGGATGAATTACCGAAAGAACTAACTGCATATATTAAACGCCTGGAAGATTTGGTTTCAGCGCCGGTATCAATTATTTCAACTGGTCCTCGTCGCGAAGAAACCATCTTGCTACCATCTGCTCCACTCATGAATCCCTGA
- a CDS encoding MBL fold metallo-hydrolase encodes MKITYRHFQNEGIIALDTQMMRPLMVSSHLILQNGKAAFVDVGASPSIPNLLKGLSEHSLSKADIEYVIVTHVHLDHAGGVGILMNQLPNAKLVVHPRGSRHMIDPSKLIAGATAVYGPEEMSKTYGEILPVSEDRVIVAKDGFQLDFDGRILEFWDTPGHARHHFCIIDHLTRSIFTGDSFGLSYREFDHNDQVFILPTTSPVQFDPDEMKATIRRIANFQPQAVYLTHFSRLNYRESLAEDLLSMVNAHVEIGQRAAKLEKTAKLEQIKRDLWELLWKEAQKRSCPLDEHQTHQLLALDWELNAQGLVSWLERIA; translated from the coding sequence ATGAAAATTACCTACCGACATTTTCAAAACGAGGGAATTATTGCACTGGATACACAAATGATGCGTCCGCTCATGGTTTCCAGTCATTTGATCCTACAAAATGGTAAAGCCGCTTTCGTTGATGTAGGTGCTTCCCCTTCGATCCCTAACCTACTAAAAGGACTCTCTGAGCATAGCCTAAGCAAAGCAGATATAGAGTACGTCATAGTCACACATGTTCATTTAGACCATGCGGGAGGGGTGGGTATATTGATGAACCAACTACCCAACGCAAAGTTAGTTGTTCATCCACGGGGATCAAGACACATGATTGATCCATCCAAACTGATTGCTGGCGCTACGGCTGTTTATGGACCAGAAGAAATGTCCAAAACTTATGGGGAAATACTCCCAGTTTCCGAAGATAGGGTGATTGTTGCAAAAGATGGATTCCAGCTAGATTTTGATGGGCGAATTTTGGAATTCTGGGACACGCCAGGTCATGCCCGCCACCATTTCTGCATTATTGATCATTTGACTCGCTCAATCTTTACAGGTGACAGTTTTGGATTGAGCTATCGAGAATTTGACCACAATGACCAAGTTTTCATTTTACCAACTACTTCTCCGGTACAGTTCGATCCTGATGAAATGAAAGCAACGATCCGGCGTATCGCTAATTTTCAGCCACAAGCAGTTTATTTGACTCACTTTAGCAGACTGAATTACAGGGAAAGCCTAGCTGAAGACCTATTGAGCATGGTTAATGCTCATGTAGAGATCGGCCAGAGAGCAGCAAAACTTGAAAAAACAGCAAAACTTGAGCAAATCAAAAGAGACCTTTGGGAACTGCTCTGGAAAGAAGCGCAAAAACGCAGCTGTCCGCTGGACGAACACCAAACACATCAACTTCTCGCTCTTGATTGGGAACTGAATGCCCAAGGACTTGTCAGTTGGCTTGAACGAATCGCCTGA